From a region of the Natrinema sp. HArc-T2 genome:
- a CDS encoding amidohydrolase family protein, with protein MAQDTQGASTEQRSTSELTLVDADIHQRWVDDAEVAQYLPERYKDDGLVLPELLYRNPGEFLRQDEKTGDGNKPGTDLQKIVDDHLDEHDIDYAMLTGNSWFNLAALPNRDYANELARAYNEWLVNDVLPVDDRFMGSLYVAPKAPEKAADLIREYGDHPQVRQVLLPGGAEVPYGRPQYWPMYEAAEEQNLAMAIHPFSEGHGTSNPPTGAGHPNNYIEWHTLLGAYYMGQLASIVTEGVLVEYPDLRWAFIEGGYGWLPHFMWRLDKNWKGLRSQVPWLEEKPSHYIRNNVWFASQPVEEPERPEYHDQILEMMHADEILIYASDYPHWDGDDPTWGLPPMDDDMERAIKHENAAELWDLPTDGSELK; from the coding sequence ATGGCACAAGATACGCAGGGAGCGTCGACAGAACAGCGTTCCACGTCGGAACTCACGTTAGTCGATGCGGACATACACCAGCGGTGGGTAGATGATGCGGAAGTCGCTCAGTATCTTCCCGAGCGATACAAAGACGACGGGCTGGTACTGCCGGAACTGCTTTACCGGAATCCGGGTGAGTTCCTTCGTCAGGACGAAAAGACGGGCGACGGGAACAAACCGGGAACGGACCTCCAGAAAATCGTCGACGATCATCTAGATGAACACGACATCGACTACGCGATGCTGACTGGCAACTCGTGGTTCAATCTCGCAGCGTTGCCGAACCGCGATTACGCCAACGAACTCGCTCGAGCGTACAACGAGTGGCTAGTCAACGACGTGCTGCCAGTCGATGACCGATTCATGGGATCGCTGTATGTCGCGCCGAAGGCACCGGAGAAAGCGGCCGACCTCATTCGCGAGTACGGCGATCACCCGCAAGTCAGACAAGTGTTGCTCCCCGGCGGAGCCGAAGTGCCATACGGTCGACCGCAGTACTGGCCGATGTACGAGGCTGCCGAAGAGCAGAACCTCGCGATGGCGATCCACCCGTTCTCGGAGGGACACGGAACGAGTAACCCGCCGACCGGTGCCGGCCATCCGAACAATTACATCGAGTGGCACACCCTCCTGGGCGCGTACTACATGGGACAACTCGCCTCGATCGTCACCGAGGGAGTCCTCGTCGAGTACCCCGATCTCCGATGGGCGTTCATCGAAGGTGGCTACGGCTGGCTTCCTCACTTCATGTGGCGGCTCGATAAGAACTGGAAGGGGCTCCGCTCGCAAGTGCCGTGGCTCGAAGAGAAGCCGAGTCACTATATTCGGAACAACGTCTGGTTCGCAAGCCAACCGGTCGAGGAACCCGAGCGACCGGAATACCACGACCAGATCCTTGAGATGATGCATGCAGACGAGATACTCATCTACGCGTCGGACTACCCTCACTGGGATGGCGACGATCCAACGTGGGGACTGCCGCCGATGGACGACGACATGGAACGTGCGATCAAACACGAGAACGCAGCCGAGCTCTGGGACCTGCCCACGGACGGAAGCGAACTGAAGTGA
- a CDS encoding IclR family transcriptional regulator, producing MDTEANRPIKALLTMDEIVTVLEREGAQSVTSVAEEIERARSVVHDYLSTLRQLGYVIQDDSGAYKLSLRYMELGGRVRNDVPLYDVAKPEVDRLAEKSSSELVTLSVEQNGMCVALDVVQSGQNISYDFTDGTHFHMHSSAVGKAILAQYSDERVTEILDKHGMPARTENTITDRDELEDEFERIRETGVSFDREEYRMGMTTISAAIEETAGNVLGGLSVTGPAHRLEEPDVEEELRSKLLSAVNIIELNYSAQ from the coding sequence ATGGATACCGAAGCCAATCGTCCGATCAAGGCGTTACTGACAATGGACGAGATCGTGACTGTACTCGAGCGAGAGGGTGCCCAGAGCGTTACATCGGTGGCTGAAGAAATCGAGAGAGCACGGAGTGTGGTCCACGACTACCTGAGTACGCTTCGGCAACTGGGATACGTGATACAAGACGACAGCGGTGCGTACAAGCTCAGCCTTCGATACATGGAACTCGGAGGACGCGTCCGTAACGATGTGCCCCTCTACGACGTGGCGAAGCCAGAAGTGGACCGTCTCGCGGAAAAATCTAGCAGTGAGCTCGTTACCCTGTCAGTCGAACAAAACGGGATGTGCGTCGCACTCGATGTCGTTCAGAGTGGACAAAACATCTCGTACGATTTTACCGACGGGACGCACTTTCATATGCACTCTTCGGCTGTTGGAAAGGCGATCCTTGCACAGTACTCGGACGAACGCGTCACGGAAATACTCGACAAACACGGGATGCCCGCCCGCACGGAAAACACGATCACCGACCGCGACGAACTCGAGGACGAGTTCGAGCGAATTCGTGAGACCGGCGTCTCGTTTGACCGCGAAGAGTACCGGATGGGGATGACGACGATTTCGGCAGCGATAGAGGAGACGGCTGGGAACGTGTTGGGCGGTCTCAGCGTTACTGGTCCCGCCCATCGACTGGAAGAACCCGACGTCGAAGAGGAACTTCGAAGCAAGCTCTTATCAGCTGTTAATATAATCGAGCTGAACTACAGCGCTCAGTAA
- a CDS encoding Rieske (2Fe-2S) protein, giving the protein MTEKRFEICPATEFDAGERRIVTLDGFSVGVFNVDGEYYAMKNDCPHQRAPLCEGKLGGTTESDSPGEYDWVRPGQVVRCPWHGWEFDVKTGESVFNPHKVKAKTFEARVEPSRDEEAAADGGCDGCDVALEGDEPPVETYDVEVEHGTVVVYL; this is encoded by the coding sequence ATGACGGAAAAACGATTCGAGATCTGCCCGGCTACCGAATTCGACGCGGGTGAGCGACGTATCGTCACCCTAGACGGATTCTCAGTCGGCGTCTTCAACGTCGACGGGGAGTACTATGCGATGAAAAACGACTGTCCTCACCAGCGTGCACCGCTCTGTGAGGGCAAGCTCGGAGGGACGACGGAATCTGACAGTCCCGGTGAGTACGACTGGGTCCGACCGGGGCAGGTCGTTCGCTGTCCATGGCATGGCTGGGAGTTCGACGTCAAAACGGGAGAGTCGGTGTTCAATCCACACAAGGTGAAAGCCAAAACGTTCGAGGCGCGAGTCGAGCCGTCCAGAGACGAGGAAGCAGCTGCCGATGGTGGCTGTGATGGCTGTGACGTCGCCCTCGAGGGAGACGAGCCTCCGGTCGAAACGTACGACGTGGAAGTCGAGCACGGAACGGTTGTGGTATACCTATGA